The Primulina huaijiensis isolate GDHJ02 chromosome 6, ASM1229523v2, whole genome shotgun sequence genomic sequence TGACTAGTTTACTTCTGTGAACATTGAATTTTGTCCATTTTTTTGATGTAGTAGGAGTTTTATGACTTGGAGCTAGAGCTATACAGCCTCGTTGGCCTTGTGATCTTAGATTAAAGATAATAACTTACAACGAGATTTTGGTGTGTGtcttaaattgttaaaagttTTCTTTATTGTACTGTTGATGCCCTACTATTAACTGTTATTTTTCCTTGGTGAAAATTGCGATTCCCAGCAAAGAATTTTGGGGTAACTGAATTTATCAACCCAAAAGACCACGAGAAATCAATACAACAAGTCGTCGTGGATCTAACAGATGGAGGAGTTGATTACAGCTTTGAATGCATTGGAAATGTCTCTGTAATGCGGGCTGCATTGGAGTGCTGCCATAAGGTATAACACTGgaaatctcttttttttttttttgacatctttcaaATTCTCATCAACACCTTCAGTGGTACTCAGCCTCATGATAAACTTGTAGGGGTGGGGAACATCAGTTATTGTGGGAGTTGCAGCCTCTGGTCAATAAATCTCTACACGTCCGTTTCAGTTGGTGACAGGACGTGTATGGAAGGGCACAGCTTTTGGCGGCTTCAAGAACCGTCACAAGTACCCTGGCTTGTTGACAAGTATATGAAGAAAGTGAGTGCGCTTTAATTTATTCCCAGAACACCATTTTCTCCTCTTTTTTGAAGTTGCTCATTCATTCGGTCCGTTTGCTCTCAACATTCTTACAGGAAATCAAGGTTGACGAGTACATCAGTCACAATCTGACTCTCGAGGACATAAACAAGGCGTTTGATCTGATGCATGATGGCGTCTGCCTCCGTGTTGTACTCAACACACAAGTATAGCTTGATCACAAGGGTATCAGAATGTTGGTTTCTTTATTCTCTTCCTCATCTCTATCTATCTACCACGTAAACATGTTTTTTGAGATTGTATCAGCTCTTACACTTTTTACTTGATGAGTGAAAGAAACTCTATGATACCGCCCATGTTTTCGCTCAGTCCATTTGGTTTATGAGTTCAACTTGATTTCAGTTTCACTTCATTTCTTGAACGCATTGCGAATACGCCCGATCGTATACTCGTTTCGTTTCATATTGTTTTGTAATTTCTTATACGGTCTGTGAGATCCCCATAAATAACAATCCCGTTATCACATTTCTTTGGAAATTTGACTTTTTAGaacttaaataaaaatcatagttTCATAAACTTTCACGAAGACGATAATCTTGTTATGAAGTTATCAAAATTAAATGTTACTAAAAACTCATTAGCTGAAATTAGGACACAGATCAATTGATAATATTAACTCTAATACTTTGCTTTTTATAGAGATCTTGATACCAAATATgtataattcaaataataataataataataataattattattattattatcacttCTATAACTGTCATttctattatttcaaaattcgaATATggtttaaatttaaagaaacataatcaatatctcTATATATGTGGAgctttcaaaattttttcttcgatcttaaaattttttctaaatatttctaaaaaaacatattcgcacttcaatttcaatttctctatcaaaattatattatttataatcattCCACATTTCActtaatttttaatatcaatTTCTAAAGTTTTGAACTTTTTTTAAGATTATaagtaatatttgaaattatttctaCCATGCGATGAGTGACTGTTGCATGAAGCAGTAGTTACTGCCATAAACTCCAAGGTTTTCCGTAAATATCTACAaatcaatttattattattattattcttttctttttgtattttgtttccataaaaaaatgttgttttatCGGAAAGtggtaaatatatttatatttacttGTTGAAAATCAGTTGAATGTATGTGTTATATAAATCCTCTGCATGCCCACCTGTGTTTCGTTGCACCGCTTTCTCTATATTTGGAAACACACACATTGCACATAGCTTTACAAGAAATCGGTCAAGCATTGGATTCGATCGCAGGGAATGTATTGAAGATTAGAAAGGTATAAAGATCGCTCTTTGTTGATGATACTCTCtgtgtttcttgaaatttgaaTGGAAACTGGAAGCAGTGAttcatttttttgggttcaatttcatttcttttttccaTTAAGGTATTTTTACATGGATTTTCTTGATATTACATTGTCATTTGAAGGATTAAGGTGAAAAGGGAAATTAATTACGGTGGTTATGAATTTGTTTGGATATTCATTTCGGGATTATTTGTGTCTTATAAATACAAGGATCGGGATAGGATTTAAGAGAGTTGTGTTGCAGTACACAGACTGAAGTCTAATGGATTTGGTTGAGGATGCTGGCATTCTCAGGTTCATCATTAATTTGAGTAGGAGAGTGAAAATTAATAGTGTGAAATAGCAAATTTCTCGTCATAATTAGAATATGAAAAAGGACGCAAAAGAAAATGGTGATGCGCAAGAAGACTGGTCGACGCCAGCATCCCCCATCGTCGTGTTGCAGAAACTATCCGAGGAGGCAGTTAGAAGGGCCGGTGAAGCATTCCATGGTGCATATTCAGGCAGTCCAATCTTCAAAACTCCTCCACAACTGGATCCGGCACCAAGGCATAGGCGTGCTCGTAGTGAAGTAGTGGCTTCGTTTCATAGGCGTAGCGGTAGCAGTAGCACCAGCAGTTTTCAGAAATGGAAGTGTCAAATGCAAAAGGCTTTGCATTGGAATAGTATTAGTGTTCGTGAAGGCAACCAGTTTCCTTCTTTTGATCCTGAGATTCTTGCTAACCAGAAAAGACAGTGGTATCAGCTTCACTCAGAAACATTGGTATGCAGCCTTATAAATTATAACATTAACAGCGAAAAGCTTAActattttattcattatttcCTCGTGGATTTTTAAGAACTTTTTTAAAGTTCAGTTCCATTATTACCTGCATGTTTATTGGAACCTTTCTGTGGTTTTTGCCTTGAGCATATATCACAAACTCAGAACTATTTTATTTCCAGCAATCAGAAGCCACAACTTCAAAATTAACAAATGtcatgattttgatttttccaTTTTCTCATTGGTATCTCTTAGTTACACGAATGCTCTTCCATATGGCCCGtacatttaatttttctctGTGATTGACTGGTTAACTGCTTGTGAAGATTGATATCCTTTATGATTCTTATAATTTTATGAGATGAGAGTGAATGTAGGACCATGAAAAATATAAGGAGCCCACATCGCTTTTTGAACACTTTATTGTTGCGGGGCTTCATCCAGATGCCAATCTCGAGGTTGTTGAGGATGCATTCATCAAGAAGAAGAAATGGGAAATGGCGAGAGCTGAAATGTTGGACTTTAAAATGCAGCCATATCAGCAGCCCACACTTCCAACATTGGAACCTCAGGTTTGTtgcttattatttttagttttgacGTAACATTTGCCTAGCAATCTAGTGCATGCACATGCTCTCTTTGACAACACGTACTCTGAAAACTCTTCTAGCAGTTCGTACATAATGATTTCCTCGAAGAATAAGCTTATTCTCTCTGAACTGATGTGTAGTCAGAACTTAGTCCTTGTTTAAGGTAGATACAtgtttttatcttaaataaatatagatataaCTGGTTCAAGTGAAGATGGCGGCCATTATGCTCGAAACTATTATTATTCTTTTCATTTCCTTACTATTCAATCTGTTTAACATGTGCAAGGGCAACTCGATTAGTGTTTTTGattcttatatttttgtttGCAATCAATAGGTTCTTTTTAAGTATCCTCCTGGAAAAAAATTGGCTTTGCGATTGAAAGATTTGGCTGCATTTTGCTTTCCTGAAGGTGTTAAGGTGCGTATGTGCCTTGTTCCATGACTCTTCTAAGAGTGCGAGCTACGAACTTGGCAACTTAGCATTTTGGTATCTACCTGTTGTCTGTCAGCTAGACGTTAGTAATTCTAAGCAAAAACGTAGGCAGCACGTGCACATGCTTGTTTTATTTGTTGGCGGCACGCTGCAGTCCTTTATACAAGTTCATAAAGTTCTCGCATGGGCTGTAGTATATACTGCACAATCTTTcatctttctttctttatttatttttttctgtcAGGATTTTCTGTTTCAACAGTTGTTCAATAATCTAGATTGGGTAGGATTTTCATTTCTAAATTGTAGATTTCTCCAAAATGAAACTGAAACTCACGATTTATGGTGGGGCATTCTATATATCTCTCTTCGAGTTGGACATATTTGATATCTGTGGACCAACTTGAGAGGAAGAGTTATCAAATACAACTTGCATAATATTTATACTTTTAAATTTCCTTTTTAGATAGAATTTAATATAGTAGAACAAGGATATTAGTAATTTGACTGTTTCTGATTCATTGTCTCATTATCTTGTTGAATTTCCTCTAGTAGATAATATATACTTTGTCTCCATTCAGCGAAATTATATTGTTTAAAGCTGGTGTAAAATACACATATTCATTGCCAAAAATCTATGAATATCTGAGGAGTCCGTATTTTAAATTCAGGCACAAGTATTGGAGAAAACACCATCGCTGAGTGAGTTGAATGAGCTTGTCTATGGACAGGTATGTGGGAAGTCTTACAcatcatttcaatttttttttcttcacacaATGAATATCTGGCACGTGAAATGCTTTTTTTGTTGTGTTTCCATGGCATGGACCATATAGGTATTTGAAcgagaatttcaaatttatcatgGCAGAAAGAGCTTTAAAAACCCAACTGCTCATTCTTCGTTCTGACTAATCTGCTTTCATCCCAGATATGACTGTTTGTTGTCCTTTACTTCAGGAACATTTGTTCAGAGATGATTTATCGTTTATATTTTCTCTCAAGGCAAGTTCCATACAATTTCACCTCAACAATTGGTTATCTTCAGCAACCCTTGCTCATGTAGTTAATGTAGCTGAATGTTCTTATTTCGGAATGCATTCTATGGCTCGATTCTCGTCTTATGGGAAGTACTTCAGGGATATTATACATTATGTCAATCCATGCTTCATAGATTTTAAGTGATTTTGGGATTCTTtcatctttatcttcaaatgcaCTACAGTTTTCTTATGAATAGACTGGATATTGTATGATTCTTTCTCTCTTGGGAATCCGTTTTGGTTACATTTGTCTACAGAATTTGCTGTTCCTTTAACCTGGAAACTGTTTTGTGCCAATCTGCTCTTTGTGCCTCTGAACAGGTGGCAGATAATGCAACACTTTATGGTGTTTGCTTGCATGTAAAAGAGTTTGTTCAGAAACCACATGCCATCTCAGGGGTTTCATCAGGGCCATCTCATTCTGGCTGCAATAGGTTTTTGGTTCCTGCTCCTCGTTGTTATTGTTTTTTAACAAGAGTACCATTCTTTGAGTTACATTTTGAGATATTAAACAGGTCAGTatcaatttcatttttcttctttctttggCCTTTTAGGTGAAGAATTGTATGCTTAATTCAATGTGTTTCATTTGCTTGGATGCAGCATTATTTCGCAAGACCGTCTGAACCGAATAACTCAGTTTGTCAGTGAAATATCTTTTGTCGATAATGTCCCTACCCAGTCTGTGTCAAAAGTTCAAACAAATAGAAATGCTGATCCTCCTTATGAGGAAAGAGACACTGACTGGATGGCTTCAGCAATACCAGTTAATAGCGCAATAGCTGTCACTGCCGCTGCCGCAGGAATTATATCAGAGGAGGATATATCATCATCGAGTGGGGAACTCAATATTCCTACTGCAAATGACTCGTTGGATAACAGTCAATTTAGGAGATTAGATAAGGATGACAGAATAAATatgcattatttttataattgttcATCTAAGGCAGAAAATCAGTCCAACGATATCGAACATATGTGCAGGACACATTTTAATGGTCATACTCCAGACGGTCGCCCCAATGCCTTCCCGAGGACCCAGTCATTGCATCATTGTTCAAGTTTTGAGGCCTTATTTAGGTGGAAAAATAGTTAGTTTCTTTGGTTGGTTTTTAATACACTTGTGCTGACCAATGGTCAAGTCCGTGCCATTCATTTGTTGTATTTGGAATTATCTTGAGTTATTTGCTTTTTAATGTTGGTAATTGTTTTTTGTGaatatgtaattttcttttGGCAGTTCAGCTAGAAGTATGGCTTCAGAAACGGATGATGATGAGACCTTTTCTAACACAAGTGACGATCCCAGTGATGACACGATAATGGAGTGGGCAAGGGTGagtttataatattaattgcaTATTGTTTCAGTTATATCTGTTGCCATTTTCTTGCACGTATCTTGCTAAATACTCCATTTTTCTTTCTGGTTTCTTTGATAGGAGAGTAAAAATGATTTACTGCAGTTAGTTTGTGGTTATCATTCCATTCCTATGCCCCCTAGGGGAAGTCAAATAATATTTCGGCCACTGGAGCATCTACAGGCCACTGAATATCGGCGACCTCCAATTTCAGCCCTCGGATTGTGTGAAAATTATCTTGATATGGAAATGAAAGATTGTAAGAAAGTAACTCAGGTCAGACTAATTTTTTACTAGTTATCAGTTATACAGGAATGCTTGCACGTGAAACAAtagaatatttttaattgatacAATTCAATTTTGAAGGTCAAGTTAAAATTAGCTGCTGCTGAGGAAGCTGCTTCACTCTCTTTATGGACTACTGCTACCATATGTCGTTTTCTTTCCCTTGAAAGTGTAATGTTATTCTACCTTTATACTCTTGTTTTCTCTGTGTTCCTTTGtttaatattatcattaatGCTCTTTCATACACTTTGAGAGTATTTACACCTTTAAAAATGCTTCAAGAAATTGCACAGCTCTACCTGAACTACAAAAGAAGTTGTATCTGTTCATTCAGTTATAGCTGCCAATTTTCTATGACGCTGGTATTGTTTGTTTTAGTATCGTTTGGATTCTTATGTTTTAACCATTTGGATACTTGTTCACGTTTCTTTTTGTTCCACTCCTTTCTAACCACTCCAGAGGGAATATCTTGGATACTTTTTTCCCATTTCTCCCACATTCCTTGTTTTTTGTGAGTTGAGCCTTCAGTATTACTCAAAGAAACACATCGTATTCATAGAGGCaatcccaaaaaattaaaagaaaattctGCATCGAAAACAAAGTTGAAATTAGAGGAGAGGAAATTGCTACTTAAAGTCACTTTTGTCAAATAAGTTTAAGCAATCCCTTTCATTGAAATTATCCCGTTAAAAACTTCAAACTTTCTTGATTTCAAGTGATGACTTTTTGCTAGAAAGTATTCACAAACTATTCCTCACCTCTTGTATCATCATAAGTCGAGCTCGAGTATCATACTACTCGAGCTATGATACTTGAGCTCGACTCGAGTATTAATTTTCAAGCTCGACTCGATAACGTATCGAGTTATTGGAGCTCGAGCTCGAAAAACTCGGtttcgattttattttaattttaaataaataattaataaatacatatatatctatatagcTTGTAAGCTACTCGAACTCGACTCGAGTTCGAGTTTTGACCGAGCTTGAGTTGAACTAGCTCGACTCGTTTGCACCCCTACATCATACAATTTTCTTGTTTGTAACTAATGGCTGAAAGTTTTACTCATGCtgattaagatatttaaattccACGTGGTTTGTAggttttaatgaattttttaaatttccagATTTTGGCTTTGGTCACCGGTGTCCTCTTGGAAAAACAAGTGGTTGTGTTGT encodes the following:
- the LOC140978814 gene encoding uncharacterized protein isoform X1; protein product: MKKDAKENGDAQEDWSTPASPIVVLQKLSEEAVRRAGEAFHGAYSGSPIFKTPPQLDPAPRHRRARSEVVASFHRRSGSSSTSSFQKWKCQMQKALHWNSISVREGNQFPSFDPEILANQKRQWYQLHSETLDHEKYKEPTSLFEHFIVAGLHPDANLEVVEDAFIKKKKWEMARAEMLDFKMQPYQQPTLPTLEPQVLFKYPPGKKLALRLKDLAAFCFPEGVKAQVLEKTPSLSELNELVYGQVADNATLYGVCLHVKEFVQKPHAISGVSSGPSHSGCNRFLVPAPRCYCFLTRVPFFELHFEILNSIISQDRLNRITQFVSEISFVDNVPTQSVSKVQTNRNADPPYEERDTDWMASAIPVNSAIAVTAAAAGIISEEDISSSSGELNIPTANDSLDNSQFRRLDKDDRINMHYFYNCSSKAENQSNDIEHMCRTHFNGHTPDGRPNAFPRTQSLHHCSSFEALFSSARSMASETDDDETFSNTSDDPSDDTIMEWARESKNDLLQLVCGYHSIPMPPRGSQIIFRPLEHLQATEYRRPPISALGLCENYLDMEMKDCKKVTQVKLKLAAAEEAASLSLWTTATICRFLSLESILALVTGVLLEKQVVVLCPNLGVLSALVLSIIPIIRPFEWQSLFLPILPGKMLDFLDAPVPFIIGIQHKIGDLKKETSNLVRVNVIKNQVKTCYLPPLPRRGELISELGPIHSLLSRENPISRKHQVYKCNEAQANAAAQFLLVMRQYMESLCADFRSHTITSVQSIDDRVSILLKDSFIDSFPVKGQSFIELFVETQLFTVLSDSRLSSFENEYPR
- the LOC140978814 gene encoding uncharacterized protein isoform X2; protein product: MARAEMLDFKMQPYQQPTLPTLEPQVLFKYPPGKKLALRLKDLAAFCFPEGVKAQVLEKTPSLSELNELVYGQVADNATLYGVCLHVKEFVQKPHAISGVSSGPSHSGCNRFLVPAPRCYCFLTRVPFFELHFEILNSIISQDRLNRITQFVSEISFVDNVPTQSVSKVQTNRNADPPYEERDTDWMASAIPVNSAIAVTAAAAGIISEEDISSSSGELNIPTANDSLDNSQFRRLDKDDRINMHYFYNCSSKAENQSNDIEHMCRTHFNGHTPDGRPNAFPRTQSLHHCSSFEALFSSARSMASETDDDETFSNTSDDPSDDTIMEWARESKNDLLQLVCGYHSIPMPPRGSQIIFRPLEHLQATEYRRPPISALGLCENYLDMEMKDCKKVTQVKLKLAAAEEAASLSLWTTATICRFLSLESILALVTGVLLEKQVVVLCPNLGVLSALVLSIIPIIRPFEWQSLFLPILPGKMLDFLDAPVPFIIGIQHKIGDLKKETSNLVRVNVIKNQVKTCYLPPLPRRGELISELGPIHSLLSRENPISRKHQVYKCNEAQANAAAQFLLVMRQYMESLCADFRSHTITSVQSIDDRVSILLKDSFIDSFPVKGQSFIELFVETQLFTVLSDSRLSSFENEYPR